In a genomic window of Erigeron canadensis isolate Cc75 chromosome 5, C_canadensis_v1, whole genome shotgun sequence:
- the LOC122600321 gene encoding probable WRKY transcription factor 32, producing MDEEDSDRSSEATHFQILSRNQQQFHHFNNEEFDDDNNQTDFTNDFDTTTPPHMEIDDFSTPFQSETLTSGLAEVPIQYEMRQDELEHLKSQLQGSHQEALAIVIAQAAQAHAHAGNEIQLPGVPSSSSELSPPISIPPRLNSQEEIPSVEETPDNLFITEAEQKLTSNFKTVSTSRAVKTPVDGYNWRKYGQKQVKSPQGSRSYFKCTYSECDAKKIESCDQYNSIIKIVYKGQHKHDPPKKVFAKRGKSFSASSREQERNTMSTPRSMQHKSISPISNGQILVEEMDLPPPKRRVVKKTSSTSPGSVLKPPKKPKFVIHAASDVGISADGYRWRKYGQKMVKGNPHPRNYYKCTSTGCPVRKHIEMAVDGSSEVILTYKGIHDHDMPTRTQEQGPPKVLLLTAVSSPSRNTSQLKKGATEPLNGVAEKRCVELVPILASDKIEV from the exons ATGGACGAAGAAGACAGTGATCGAAGCTCAGAAGCAACTCATTTTCAAATTCTTTCAAGAAACCAACAACAATTCCATCATTTCAATaatgaagaatttgatgatgataataatcaGACAGACTTTACTAATGACTTCGATACGACAACACCTCCCCATATGGAAATCGATGATTTTTCCACACCTTTTCAATCTGAAACCCTAACTTCTG GTTTAGCAGAGGTGCCGATACAATATGAAATGAGACAGGATGAATTGGAGCATTTGAAG AGTCAGCTTCAAGGAAGTCATCAAGAAGCCTTGGCAATTGTTATAGCTCAGGCTGCTCAAGCTCATGCACATGCGGGAAATGAGATTCAATTACCCGGGGTtccatcttcatcttctgaattaTCACCTCCTATTTCGATTCCTCCTAGATTAAATTCACAAGAAGAGATACCCTCAGTGGAAGAGACTCCTGATAACCTTTTCATAACAGAAGCCGAACAGAAGCTTACATCCAATTTTAAAACAGTATCTACTTCACGCGCTGTCAAGACACCCGTTGATGGATACAATTGGAGAAAATACGGGCAGAAACAAGTGAAGAGTCCTCAAGGTTCTCGGAGCTATTTTAAGTGCACTTACAGTGAATGTGATGCTAAAAAGATCGAGTCTTGTGATCAGTACAATTCTATCATTAAAATAGTTTATAAAGGTCAGCACAAACATGATCCACCTAAGAAAGTGTTTGCCAAAAGAGGCAAGTCTTTTTCGGCTTCTTCTAGAGAACAGGAACGGAATACGATGTCTACACCTAGATCTATGCAACATAAGTCGATTTCCCCTATCAGTAATGGTCAGATTTTAGTTGAGGAGATGGACCTACCACCACCAAAACGGAG AGTAGTAAAGAAAACCAGCTCGACAAGTCCTGGTTCTGTTCTGAAACCTCCAAAAAAGCCTAAGTTTGTCATACATGCGGCAAGTGATGTTGGGATCTCAGCAGATGGTTATAGATGGCGGAAGTATGGACAAAAGATGGTTAAGGGAAATCCCCATCCCAG GAACTACTACAAGTGCACTTCTACAGGATGTCCTGTTAGGAAACACATTGAAATGGCCGTTGATGGTTCATCTGAAGTAATACTAACATACAAAGGAATTCATGATCATGACATGCCCACACGCACACAAGAGCAAGGACCTCCTAAAGTTCTTCTTCTCACTGCCGTCTCTTCGCCCTCCAGAAACACCTCACAATTGAAGAAAGGTGCAACTGAGCCATTAAATGGTGTAGCCGAGAAAAGATGTGTTGAGTTGGTTCCAATCCTTGCTAGTGACAAGATTGAAGTTTGA
- the LOC122601040 gene encoding uncharacterized protein LOC122601040 gives MLRSKKQKAIRSLEHIPAEILAEILKWLPLISLLQFRTVSKTWKRLIDSPCFIAFYGVRHPLPRRLILRIDDLYAINEHKFYCYVDDEDHQDRFYQDSISSPDILADYQGCPCGVGSSHGLVCFKIPTNYKRHYFHSEMVVLWNLSIRKYVRIPVPGSRNRDDVIGFGVCPVTFDPTILSIKRKSIKRKWKIEDMPRISLFWNVLSKRKSNKPKWKTEDRPGISLLWNVRVFTLSTGTWSTLSTNMPRESIRLKGSQVVIHRFIYWAAFDQLESEDGRSQSLIVSFDLIAKEFKEINLTGNLTNPLCSIHSISKLRESLVLLEYHREFEERLPICCLWMMEEQGVDRSFTKLYNINVPHATLKTLLGFTKFGDLLLVTQEQEEGDYAHLKIYYPDTEEIYDLEDGNDYSFFMWSYTETLLLLDHANGFKYSIRN, from the coding sequence ATGTTacgttcaaaaaaacaaaaagcaaTAAGATCGTTGGAACATATACCTGCAGAGATCCTGGCTGAAATCTTGAAGTGGCTTCCGTTAATCTCATTACTCCAATTCCGAACAGTCTCAAAAACATGGAAGCGTTTGATCGACAGCCCCTGTTTCATTGCTTTTTATGGCGTTCGTCACCCTCTGCCCCGTCGTTTGATTTTAAGAATCGACGATCTTTATGCTATTAATGAGCATAAATTCTACTGTtatgttgatgatgaagatcaTCAAGATAGGTTCTACCAAGATAGCATCTCCTCTCCCGACATCCTTGCAGATTATCAAGGTTGTCCTTGTGGAGTGGGTAGCTCCCACGGTTTGGTGTGCTTTAAGATACCTACTAACTATAAGAGACATTATTTTCATTCCGAGATGGTTGTTCTTTGGAATCTTTCGATAAGGAAATACGTTCGTATTCCAGTGCCTGGCTCCCGAAATCGGGATGATGTTATTGGTTTTGGGGTTTGTCCTGTCACTTTTGATCCTACTATTCTCTCGATTAAACGTAAGTCGATTAAACGAAAGTGGAAAATCGAAGATATGCCTCGCATTAGCCTCTTTTGGAATGTTCTCTCAAAACGTAAGTCGAATAAACCTAAGTGGAAAACCGAAGATAGGCCTGGCATTAGCCTCCTTTGGAATGTCCGAGTTTTCACTTTAAGCACCGGGACTTGGAGTACTCTGTCTACCAATATGCCTCGCGAATCAATTAGACTCAAAGGGTCTCAAGTTGTTATCCATAGGTTTATTTATTGGGCTGCTTTTGATCAGCTTGAGTCCGAAGATGGTCGATCTCAATCACTGATCGTGTCTTTTGATTTGATTGCCAAAGAATTTAAAGAGATAAATCTCACCGGTAATTTAACCAACCCGCTTTGTAGTATTCATTCCATTTCTAAGCTACGGGAATCTCTTGTTTTGCTTGAATACCATAGAGAGTTTGAAGAACGCCTACCAATTTGTTGTCTATGGATGATGGAGGAGCAAGGTGTTGATAGATCATTTACAAAGTTATATAACATCAACGTGCCACATGCCACATTAAAGACATTACTAGGATTTACGAAGTTCGGTGACCTTTTACTGGTAACGCAAGAACAAGAAGAAGGTGACTATGCCCACCTTAAAATTTATTATCCCGACACAGAAGAGATTTATGACCTTGAGGATGGAAACGATTATTCCTTCTTTATGTGGTCTTATACGGAAACACTGCTTTTGCTTGATCACGCTAATGGTTTTAAATATTCGATACGTAACTAG